The following proteins are co-located in the Halococcus salifodinae DSM 8989 genome:
- a CDS encoding TRAP transporter small permease, whose product MLEIVGVALVAVIGVTVTLRVASRPLDFLPDLLWTGEIARYSLVLLTIVGIPYAMRTNDHISIRPLLKSFSGNYQTVLFMVTNVLITVFCLFIAYSSFVVSRRTLGNPLPTVRWLNYGYVNLVMVVMFLLTAVYTTNDTRGLWREYRTPNHEETETSEASTEARR is encoded by the coding sequence ATGCTGGAGATCGTTGGCGTCGCGCTCGTCGCCGTCATCGGCGTCACAGTAACCCTCCGGGTCGCCTCACGTCCGCTCGACTTCCTTCCCGACCTCCTCTGGACCGGCGAAATCGCTCGCTACAGTCTCGTCCTCCTCACCATCGTCGGCATCCCTTACGCGATGCGAACGAACGACCACATCTCCATCCGACCCTTGCTGAAGTCCTTTTCCGGGAATTACCAGACAGTTCTATTCATGGTGACGAACGTCCTCATCACGGTGTTCTGTCTCTTCATCGCCTACTCGTCGTTCGTCGTCTCCAGGCGAACGCTAGGCAACCCGCTGCCGACGGTCAGGTGGCTGAACTACGGGTACGTCAACCTCGTCATGGTCGTGATGTTTCTCCTGACGGCGGTCTACACCACCAATGACACGCGGGGCCTCTGGCGGGAGTATCGGACACCGAATCATGAGGAGACGGAAACCTCAGAGGCCAGCACGGAGGCTCGTCGATGA
- a CDS encoding TRAP transporter large permease produces the protein MSGEILLALAFLVVLLSLYLLGVHVAFAIGISSVVIMLLPFGPGFNVQIVAQRFYTGLNSFILIAVPFFLLAGRIMNEVGMTEDIFDFAEELVGPVPGGLGHVNVVVSMIFSGMSGSAVADAAGLGVIEYRSMVDRGYDENFAAGITGASSTIGPIIPPSIPIIVYGVLANVSIGALFIAGVVPGLLMGLSLMGMVLILSFRGEDIGTVQSYDLGRLGRTFLRSIPALITPVIIVGGILTGMFTPTEAAIVATIYALAVGFFYYRSLSFSSLYKTTQKTFLDTAVLLFIIGIANLYGYLLVLSGVPDLIAGLLLTVSSDPTVVILILAVILLLLGTFMETLAIITVMVPILIPIFPDIGINPLSFGIIMMVVLMIGIITPPFGIALFSLERVTDRKLEQIVRGVAPFYIPLILIALALILVPDIVLALPRSFGLT, from the coding sequence ATGAGCGGCGAGATACTACTGGCGCTGGCCTTCCTAGTTGTCCTCCTATCCCTCTATCTGCTGGGAGTACACGTCGCGTTCGCCATCGGCATCTCGTCGGTAGTGATTATGCTGTTGCCGTTCGGTCCCGGGTTTAATGTGCAAATCGTCGCCCAGCGTTTCTACACGGGGTTGAACAGCTTTATCCTCATCGCCGTCCCGTTCTTCCTGCTCGCGGGACGCATAATGAACGAGGTTGGGATGACCGAGGACATCTTCGACTTCGCCGAGGAACTCGTCGGACCCGTTCCAGGCGGACTAGGACACGTCAACGTCGTCGTCAGTATGATATTCTCCGGGATGAGCGGCTCGGCCGTCGCCGATGCCGCCGGTCTTGGCGTCATCGAGTATCGCTCGATGGTGGACCGGGGGTACGACGAAAACTTCGCCGCGGGCATCACAGGCGCCTCCTCAACCATCGGCCCAATCATCCCCCCGAGCATCCCCATCATTGTCTACGGCGTTCTCGCGAACGTTTCTATCGGTGCCTTGTTTATCGCAGGGGTGGTTCCAGGTCTGCTGATGGGGCTCAGTCTGATGGGGATGGTACTTATCCTGAGTTTCCGTGGTGAAGACATCGGCACCGTTCAATCGTACGATCTTGGACGGCTCGGTCGAACGTTCCTCCGTTCGATTCCCGCTCTCATTACGCCTGTAATCATCGTGGGGGGAATCCTGACGGGAATGTTCACGCCAACTGAGGCTGCTATCGTCGCGACAATCTACGCGCTGGCGGTCGGGTTCTTCTACTATCGAAGTCTGAGTTTTTCGTCGCTCTACAAGACCACTCAGAAGACATTCCTTGACACAGCTGTTCTGCTGTTCATCATCGGCATTGCGAACCTCTATGGCTATCTGCTGGTCCTCTCAGGCGTCCCTGACCTCATAGCAGGGCTACTGCTAACGGTATCGAGCGACCCGACAGTTGTCATCCTAATCCTCGCGGTAATCCTCCTGTTGCTGGGAACATTCATGGAGACGCTCGCCATCATCACTGTCATGGTGCCCATTCTCATCCCCATTTTTCCAGATATTGGAATAAATCCTCTTTCCTTCGGGATTATAATGATGGTTGTCCTGATGATAGGCATCATCACGCCACCGTTTGGTATTGCACTATTCTCGCTTGAACGGGTGACCGACAGGAAACTTGAACAGATTGTCCGGGGGGTCGCTCCGTTCTACATACCGCTAATCCTCATTGCGCTAGCGCTGATCCTCGTTCCAGACATCGTGCTTGCGCT